Proteins encoded within one genomic window of Panicum virgatum strain AP13 chromosome 1N, P.virgatum_v5, whole genome shotgun sequence:
- the LOC120653363 gene encoding expansin-A13-like, producing MAGAAYARAALALALWCALAAAAAGQTGKWLRAHATFYGGADASGTMGGACGYGNLYAQGYGTRTAALSTALFADGAACGQCYKLVCDRKTDPTWCKPGVSVTVTATNFCPPNWSIPSDRGGWCNPPRPHFDMAQPAWEKIGVYRGGIIPVIYRRVSCVKKGGVRFAINGHDYFNLVLVTNVAGPGSIRAMDVRGSRSPDWMSMARNWGANWHSLTYLNGQGLSFRVTVTDGQTIVFANVVPPNWRFGQSFASNLQFKL from the exons ATGGCCGGAGCCGCCTACGCCCGGgcggcgctcgcgctcgcgctctGGTGCGcgctggcggccgcggcggccgggcagACCGGCAAGTGGCTGAGAGCACACGCCACGTTCTacggcggcgccgacgcctCCGGCACCATGG GAGGCGCGTGCGGGTACGGCAACCTGTACGCGCAGGGCTACGgcacgcgcacggcggcgctgagCACGGCGCTCTTCGCCGACGGCGCCGCCTGCGGGCAGTGCTACAAGCTGGTGTGCGACCGCAAGACGGACCCGACGTGGTGCAAGCCCGGGGTGTCGGTCACCGTCACGGCCACCAACTTCTGCCCGCCCAACTGGAGCATCCCCAGCGACCGCGGCGGCTGGTGCAACCCGCCGCGGCCGCACTTCGACATGGCGCAGCCGGCGTGGGAGAAGATCGGCGTCTACCGCGGCGGCATCATCCCCGTCATTTACCGAAG GGTGTCGTGCGTGAAGAAGGGAGGGGTGCGCTTCGCCATCAACGGGCACGACTACTTCAACCTGGTGCTGGTGACCAACGTCGCCGGGCCGGGGTCCATCAGGGCCATGGACGTCAGGGGGTCCCGGTCGCCGgactggatgtccatggcgcgCAACTGGGGAGCCAACTGGCACTCCCTCACCTACCTCAACGGCCAGGGGCTGTCCTTCAGGGTCACCGTCACCGACGGCCAGACCATCGTCTTCGCCAACGTCGTGCCGCCCAACTGGAGGTTCGGCCAGTCCTTCGCCAGCAACCTGCAGTTCAAGCTCTGA
- the LOC120653986 gene encoding expansin-A24-like produces MAPAPVLAVAAVLVALVWALAVAADGVATNASAPAPTTGWLKAHATFYGGADASDTTGGACGYGDLYSQGYGTSTALFNDGASCGQCYEIACDHEANPTWCKPGATVTVTATNFCPPNYGLPGDNGGWCNPPRPHFDMAQPAWEKIGAYRAGIIPVMYKRVPCARWGGVRFMINGHDYFNLVPVTNVAAAGSIRSMEVKAAADSTDWMPMARNWGANWHSMAFLTGKMLSFRVTNTDGQTLEFANVVPQGWKFGQTFASKLQFS; encoded by the exons ATGGCGCCAGCTCCAGTCCTCGCAGTCGCAGCTGTGTTGGTCGCACTTGTCTGGGCGCTGGCCGTGGCCGCAGACGGCGTCGCCACCAACGCGTCGGCTCCGGCACCGACGACCGGGTGGCTCAAGGCGCATGCCACGTTCTacggcggcgccgacgcctCCGACACCACGG GCGGCGCGTGCGGGTACGGGGACCTGTACTCGCAGGGGTACGGAACGAGCACGGCGCTCTTCAACGACGGCGCCTCCTGCGGCCAGTGCTACGAGATCGCGTGCGACCACGAGGCGAACCCGACGTGGTGCAAGCCTGGCGCCACGGTCACCGTCACCGCCACCAACTTCTGCCCGCCCAACTACGGGCTGCCCGGCGACAACGGCGGCTGGTGCAACCCGCCGCGGCCGCACTTCGACATGGCGCAGCCGGCGTGGGAGAAGATCGGCGCCTACCGCGCCGGCATCATCCCAGTCATGTACAAAAG GGTTCCGTGCGCGCGATGGGGCGGCGTAAGGTTCATGATCAACGGGCACGACTACTTCAACCTTGTGCCGGTGACCAACGTCGCCGCCGCAGGCTCCATCAGATCCATGGAAGTcaaggccgccgccgactcGACGGATTGGATGCCGATGGCACGCAACTGGGGCGCCAACTGGCACTCCATGGCCTTCCTCACCGGCAAGATGCTCTCGTTCAGGGTGACCAACACCGATGGACAAACTCTTGAATTCGCAAACGTGGTGCCGCaaggatggaagtttggtcagACATTCGCAAGCAAACTGCAATTCAGCTGA